In Paracoccus methylovorus, a genomic segment contains:
- a CDS encoding GntR family transcriptional regulator, producing MTERSSSKAQIIASEVRRRILDREWRQGDRIPDEAALAVEFGVARATVNKALQLLAEEGLLDRKRRAGTHVTVNPARKATLTIPIVREQIEQAGMEYSHRVIAQRRGPPPAEIAARMALPEDAELIHLRTVHYGDDKPFQAEDRWLNPAAAPGAETVDFQRITANEWLVRNFPWRHADMAFSAENASASDARLLETRQGTALLILQRTTFNDLGAITSVRVAFHPGYAMIATH from the coding sequence GTGACCGAAAGAAGCTCCTCCAAAGCGCAGATCATCGCCAGCGAAGTGCGCCGCCGCATTCTGGATCGCGAATGGCGGCAGGGCGACCGCATCCCGGACGAAGCGGCCCTGGCCGTCGAGTTCGGCGTCGCCCGCGCGACGGTGAACAAGGCCCTGCAACTGCTGGCCGAAGAGGGGCTTCTGGACCGCAAACGCCGCGCCGGGACCCATGTGACGGTGAACCCGGCGCGCAAGGCGACCCTGACCATCCCCATCGTGCGCGAACAGATCGAGCAGGCGGGGATGGAATACAGCCACCGCGTCATCGCACAAAGGCGTGGCCCGCCGCCGGCCGAGATCGCCGCGCGCATGGCCCTGCCCGAGGACGCAGAGCTGATCCACCTGCGCACCGTCCATTACGGCGACGACAAGCCCTTTCAGGCCGAGGATCGCTGGCTCAACCCCGCCGCCGCACCCGGCGCCGAGACGGTGGACTTTCAGCGCATCACCGCCAACGAGTGGCTGGTCAGGAATTTTCCCTGGCGTCATGCGGACATGGCCTTCTCGGCCGAGAACGCCAGCGCCAGCGACGCGCGCCTGCTGGAGACCCGGCAAGGCACCGCGCTGCTGATCCTGCAGCGCACCACGTTCAACGATCTGGGCGCCATCACCTCGGTCCGGGTGGCCTTTCATCCCGGCTATGCCATGATCGCAACGCACTAA
- a CDS encoding formimidoylglutamate deiminase, with translation MTVIWAERALLPDGWAENVLVTVDQGRIATVEKGAAPQGHRVGLLLPAMANLHSHAFQRAMAGLSEAKGPEPRDTFWTWRQIMYRFLDHLTPEDVESIAALVQMEMLEAGYATNVEFHYLHHRPGGAHYDNIAEMAERIAAAAGRTGIGLTLLPVHYQFGGVDRRALAPGQNRFGTTPEEFQRLLDASETALRNLPADAGIGVAPHSLRAVSPEALQACVELRPGRPLHMHLAEQIPEIEEISAAYGRRPVEWLLENFAPDQRWTLIHLTHMTEDETRRLAATGAVAGLCPITESSLGDGTFNGTIWAEDKGRLGFGSDSNIRISLVEELRTLEYSQRLRDNGRAILAEPGRSTGRVLYEAGLDGGATAAGRETGAIRPGLWADLAAVDLRNPVMAGRKDDQLIDSLIFAGHDGLVRDVWTAGRHVVTEGRHMDHDAIIGDYLATIARLQDRM, from the coding sequence ATGACTGTGATCTGGGCAGAGCGGGCCTTGTTGCCCGATGGATGGGCAGAAAATGTGCTCGTGACGGTCGATCAGGGCCGAATCGCGACGGTCGAGAAAGGTGCCGCGCCGCAGGGCCATCGCGTCGGGCTGCTGCTGCCTGCCATGGCGAACCTGCACAGCCATGCCTTTCAGCGCGCGATGGCCGGCCTGTCCGAAGCCAAGGGACCCGAGCCGCGCGATACATTCTGGACCTGGCGGCAGATCATGTATCGCTTTCTGGACCACCTGACGCCCGAGGATGTCGAATCCATCGCGGCCCTGGTGCAGATGGAGATGCTGGAGGCCGGCTATGCCACCAATGTCGAATTCCACTATCTGCACCACCGCCCCGGCGGCGCGCATTACGACAATATCGCCGAGATGGCCGAACGTATCGCGGCCGCCGCCGGCCGCACCGGCATCGGCCTGACGCTTTTGCCCGTCCATTACCAGTTCGGCGGCGTGGATCGCCGGGCGCTCGCCCCCGGCCAGAACCGCTTCGGCACCACGCCCGAGGAATTCCAGCGCCTGCTGGACGCCTCTGAAACCGCGTTGCGCAACCTGCCGGCCGATGCCGGCATCGGTGTCGCGCCGCATTCGTTGCGCGCCGTCAGCCCCGAGGCGCTGCAAGCCTGCGTGGAACTGCGTCCCGGCCGGCCGCTGCACATGCATCTGGCCGAGCAGATCCCCGAGATCGAGGAAATCAGCGCCGCCTATGGCCGCCGCCCGGTGGAATGGCTGCTTGAGAACTTTGCCCCCGACCAACGCTGGACACTGATCCACCTGACCCACATGACCGAGGACGAAACCCGCCGCCTTGCCGCCACCGGAGCCGTGGCAGGGCTTTGCCCGATCACCGAATCGTCCTTGGGCGACGGCACCTTCAACGGCACGATCTGGGCCGAGGACAAGGGCCGTCTTGGCTTTGGCTCGGACAGCAACATCCGCATCTCGCTGGTCGAAGAGCTTCGCACGCTGGAATACAGCCAGCGCCTGCGCGACAACGGACGGGCGATTCTGGCGGAACCCGGACGCTCGACCGGGCGGGTGCTGTACGAGGCCGGGCTTGACGGGGGCGCCACGGCGGCGGGGCGCGAAACCGGGGCGATCCGTCCGGGTCTTTGGGCCGATCTGGCTGCGGTCGATCTGCGCAACCCGGTCATGGCCGGCCGCAAGGACGACCAGCTTATCGACAGCCTGATCTTTGCCGGCCATGATGGGCTGGTGCGCGATGTCTGGACCGCCGGCCGTCATGTCGTGACCGAGGGCAGGCATATGGACCATGACGCCATCATAGGCGATTACCTGGCGACCATCGCCCGACTTCAGGACCGCATGTGA
- the hutI gene encoding imidazolonepropionase, translated as MQLLRNARFVTMNEESGGYDLIEQGALVIEDGRIAWVGSESDLPTRYGDATHRDLGGRLVTPGLIDCHTHIVFGGDRAREFEMRLEGASYEEIARAGGGILSSVRATREADEETLLARALPRVDTLLAEGVTTLEIKSGYGLDIDSELKMLRVARRIGQVRKVTVRTTWLAAHALPPEYKDNRAGYIREVVIAGMDRGHAEGLIDAVDGFCEGIAFSREEMAGIFDHAAGLGLPVKLHAEQLSDLGGAAMAAQHGALSADHLEYLGQDGVDAMAAAGTVAVLLPGAFYTLRETQYPPMQALRAAGVPIALATDCNPGTSPLTSLLLTMNMGATLFRMTPAECLAGVTCHAARALGLADRGRLAPGMRADLAVWDIQHPAELTYRIGFNPLHARIVGGDHV; from the coding sequence ATGCAGCTTCTTCGCAATGCGCGATTTGTGACGATGAACGAAGAATCAGGTGGTTATGACCTGATCGAGCAAGGGGCGCTGGTAATCGAAGATGGGCGAATCGCTTGGGTCGGCTCAGAATCGGATCTGCCCACGCGTTACGGAGATGCGACGCATCGCGATCTTGGCGGGCGGCTGGTGACGCCGGGCCTGATCGATTGCCATACCCATATCGTCTTTGGCGGTGATCGTGCCCGCGAGTTCGAGATGCGGCTGGAAGGCGCCTCTTACGAAGAGATCGCGCGGGCGGGTGGCGGCATTCTGTCCAGCGTCCGTGCCACGCGCGAGGCCGATGAAGAGACCTTGCTGGCGCGCGCCCTGCCACGCGTCGATACGCTGCTGGCCGAGGGCGTGACCACGCTGGAGATCAAGTCGGGCTACGGGCTGGATATCGACAGCGAGTTGAAGATGCTGCGCGTTGCCCGCCGTATCGGACAGGTTCGCAAGGTTACGGTGCGCACCACCTGGCTGGCCGCCCATGCACTGCCCCCGGAATACAAGGACAACCGCGCGGGATATATCCGCGAGGTGGTGATTGCCGGAATGGATCGCGGCCATGCCGAGGGGCTGATCGACGCCGTCGACGGTTTCTGCGAAGGCATCGCCTTCTCGCGCGAGGAAATGGCCGGCATCTTTGATCACGCCGCCGGGCTGGGCCTGCCGGTCAAGCTGCATGCCGAACAGCTTTCCGATCTGGGCGGCGCGGCGATGGCGGCGCAGCACGGTGCGCTGTCGGCGGACCATTTGGAATATCTGGGGCAGGATGGCGTGGATGCCATGGCTGCCGCCGGCACCGTGGCAGTGCTGCTGCCGGGTGCCTTTTACACCCTGCGCGAGACGCAATACCCGCCGATGCAGGCGCTGCGCGCGGCCGGCGTGCCGATCGCGCTTGCGACGGACTGCAACCCCGGCACCTCGCCGCTGACCTCGCTGCTGTTGACCATGAACATGGGTGCGACGCTGTTTCGCATGACGCCGGCCGAGTGTCTGGCGGGGGTGACCTGCCATGCCGCCCGAGCGCTGGGACTTGCGGATCGGGGTCGGCTTGCACCCGGAATGCGCGCCGATCTGGCGGTCTGGGACATCCAGCATCCGGCCGAACTGACCTATCGCATTGGCTTTAATCCTCTTCATGCCCGCATCGTCGGAGGCGACCATGTCTGA
- the hutH gene encoding histidine ammonia-lyase, which translates to MSELILTPGETTLAQLERVWREGLAVRLADSARPGIAASAARIEAAANGDVPVYGVNTGFGKLASIKIRTEDTATLQRNLILSHCCGVGEAVEPETVRLIMVLKLLSLGRGASGVRPEVIALIEAMLAKGVLPVIPAQGSVGASGDLAPLAHMAATMLGEGRATYEGREMPSAEALAAAGLSPVVLAAKEGLALINGTQVSTAFALAGLFDGFASARAALVTSSLSTDAIMGSTAPFLDEIHTLRGHRGQIVAARTIRALMDGSEIRESHREGDTRVQDPYCIRCQPQVTGACIDLLWQAARTLEIEANAATDNPLVLVGADLIVSGGNFHAEPVAFAADQIALALAEMGAISQRRIALMVDPALSHDLPPFLTPDPGLNSGLMIAEVTSAALMSENKHLATPCSTDSTPTSANQEDHVSMAAHGARRLKRMNANLAQILGIEALCASAGVEFRAPLATSEPLQAVIATLRQTVPALEQDRYLAPDLVESARLIREGVLVGVVAGHLLDEVRA; encoded by the coding sequence ATGTCTGAACTGATCCTTACCCCCGGAGAAACCACGCTCGCGCAGCTTGAGCGGGTCTGGCGCGAGGGGCTGGCCGTGCGGCTGGCCGATTCCGCCCGTCCCGGCATCGCCGCATCCGCCGCGCGGATCGAGGCTGCCGCCAATGGCGATGTGCCTGTCTATGGCGTGAATACCGGGTTTGGCAAACTCGCCTCGATCAAGATCAGGACCGAGGATACGGCGACCCTGCAGCGCAACCTGATCCTGTCGCATTGCTGCGGCGTGGGTGAGGCGGTCGAGCCCGAGACGGTGCGCCTGATCATGGTGCTGAAGCTGTTGTCTCTGGGGCGCGGTGCCTCGGGCGTGCGTCCCGAAGTGATTGCGCTGATCGAGGCCATGCTGGCCAAGGGTGTCCTGCCGGTAATCCCCGCGCAGGGTTCTGTGGGCGCGTCCGGCGACCTTGCGCCGCTGGCGCATATGGCCGCCACCATGCTGGGCGAGGGCCGTGCCACCTATGAGGGGCGCGAGATGCCCTCGGCCGAGGCGCTGGCCGCCGCTGGCCTTTCGCCCGTAGTGCTGGCCGCCAAAGAGGGACTGGCGCTGATCAACGGCACGCAAGTCTCGACCGCTTTTGCGCTGGCGGGGCTGTTCGACGGCTTTGCCTCCGCCCGGGCGGCGCTGGTCACCTCGTCGCTTTCGACCGACGCCATCATGGGCTCGACTGCGCCCTTCCTTGACGAAATCCATACCCTGCGCGGTCATCGTGGCCAGATCGTGGCTGCCCGCACCATCCGTGCCTTGATGGATGGCAGCGAAATCCGCGAAAGCCATCGCGAGGGCGATACCCGCGTGCAGGACCCTTATTGCATCCGCTGCCAGCCTCAGGTGACCGGCGCCTGCATCGACCTGCTGTGGCAGGCCGCCCGCACGCTGGAAATTGAAGCCAATGCCGCCACCGACAACCCGCTGGTGCTGGTCGGCGCGGACCTCATCGTCTCGGGCGGCAATTTCCATGCCGAGCCGGTGGCCTTTGCTGCCGACCAGATCGCGTTGGCGCTTGCCGAAATGGGCGCGATTTCCCAGCGCCGCATCGCGCTGATGGTCGATCCGGCGCTGAGCCATGACCTGCCGCCCTTCCTGACCCCCGATCCGGGGTTGAACTCGGGCCTGATGATCGCCGAGGTCACCAGCGCCGCGCTGATGAGCGAGAACAAGCATCTCGCGACGCCCTGTTCGACCGATTCGACGCCGACCTCGGCCAATCAGGAGGACCACGTCAGCATGGCCGCCCATGGCGCGCGGCGGCTGAAGCGCATGAACGCCAACCTTGCGCAGATCCTGGGCATCGAGGCGCTTTGCGCCAGCGCCGGGGTCGAGTTCCGCGCACCCCTGGCGACCTCGGAGCCTTTGCAGGCGGTGATCGCCACGCTGCGCCAGACGGTGCCGGCGCTGGAGCAGGACCGCTATCTTGCCCCCGATCTTGTCGAATCGGCCCGGCTGATCCGCGAAGGTGTGCTGGTGGGGGTTGTCGCCGGGCATCTTCTGGACGAGGTGCGCGCGTGA
- the hutG gene encoding N-formylglutamate deformylase: protein MSAVEVHSGDSPVILGLPHTGTYLPDGIRARLNERGRTLADTDWHIHRLYDGLLPGATTVRATFHRYVIDANRGPEDESLYPGQNTTGLVPVTDFDGQPIWTSEPTADEIADRKARFHAPYHAALAAEIQRVRARHGVAILYDCHSIRSAIPFLFEGVLPDFNIGTNSGASCDPRIEAATFELCAATGRSHVLNGRFKGGWTTRHYGQPEQGVHAIQMELAQSTHLVSEALPFAYDDEKAGPLRQTLAAILDRLATLAPELRA from the coding sequence GTGAGTGCTGTCGAAGTTCACAGTGGCGACAGCCCGGTCATCCTTGGCCTGCCGCACACAGGGACGTATCTGCCTGACGGGATCCGCGCCCGGCTGAACGAGCGTGGCCGGACGCTGGCCGATACCGACTGGCACATCCATCGGCTTTATGACGGGCTGTTGCCCGGCGCGACCACGGTGCGGGCCACGTTTCACCGCTATGTCATCGACGCCAATCGCGGGCCCGAGGACGAAAGCCTTTATCCCGGCCAAAACACCACCGGCCTTGTCCCCGTCACCGATTTCGACGGCCAGCCGATCTGGACCAGCGAGCCGACGGCAGATGAGATCGCCGACCGCAAGGCCCGCTTTCACGCTCCCTATCACGCGGCGCTGGCGGCCGAAATCCAGCGGGTGCGGGCGCGTCATGGCGTGGCGATTCTTTACGACTGCCACTCGATCCGCTCAGCGATCCCGTTTCTGTTCGAGGGGGTGTTGCCGGATTTCAATATAGGCACCAACAGCGGCGCCAGTTGCGATCCCCGGATCGAGGCGGCGACATTCGAACTTTGCGCCGCTACGGGTCGCAGCCACGTGTTGAACGGACGCTTCAAGGGCGGCTGGACAACGCGGCATTACGGCCAGCCCGAACAGGGCGTCCATGCGATCCAGATGGAGCTGGCGCAATCCACCCATCTGGTCAGCGAGGCGCTGCCCTTTGCCTATGACGACGAAAAGGCCGGACCGCTGCGTCAGACACTTGCGGCGATCCTTGATCGTCTGGCCACCTTGGCACCGGAGTTGCGCGCATGA
- a CDS encoding CaiB/BaiF CoA transferase family protein, with product MKPLSGIKVLDLSRVLAGPYCTALLADLGAEIIKLEPPSGDDYRHIGPFKDGESALFTLNNRGKQSLALDLKVPEDLALAKAIAARVDVVVENFRPGVAARLGLGAETLRAENPRLIYCSISGFGQQGPFRDLPAYDLVVQAMSGLMAGTGEEGGAPLKTGESIADLIAGLFASWSIMAALVQRGASGEGATLDVAMYDALFSMLTTSHALHFYAGQLPQRVGNRHPLSTPFGCFATTDGQVVIAVLNGKQFAALATLIGAPEAADDPRFASDESRTTHEPALKALIEAWSQRLTTEEAVAGLASVGLPAAPIWDIAQAAGNEHAVMRGLVSRLPHPVLGQAPTIGQPVRFDGEKPVAETSAPRLGGDRAAILREFGLEEPA from the coding sequence ATGAAGCCGCTTTCGGGTATCAAGGTGCTGGACCTGTCCCGCGTGCTGGCGGGCCCGTATTGCACCGCGCTTCTGGCCGATCTGGGTGCCGAGATCATCAAGCTGGAGCCGCCCTCGGGTGACGATTACCGCCATATCGGCCCGTTCAAGGATGGCGAAAGCGCGCTTTTCACGCTGAACAACCGCGGCAAGCAAAGTCTTGCGCTGGATCTGAAGGTCCCCGAGGATCTGGCGCTGGCGAAAGCCATTGCCGCGCGCGTCGATGTTGTGGTCGAGAACTTTCGCCCGGGCGTTGCCGCCCGTCTGGGACTGGGCGCCGAGACATTGCGGGCGGAAAACCCGCGGCTGATCTATTGCTCGATCTCGGGCTTTGGCCAGCAGGGACCGTTCCGCGACCTGCCCGCCTATGATCTGGTGGTGCAGGCTATGTCGGGCCTGATGGCCGGCACCGGAGAAGAGGGCGGCGCACCGCTGAAGACCGGCGAGAGCATCGCCGATCTGATCGCGGGCCTGTTTGCAAGCTGGTCGATCATGGCCGCGCTGGTGCAAAGAGGCGCAAGCGGCGAGGGCGCCACGCTGGACGTGGCCATGTATGATGCGCTGTTTTCCATGCTGACGACCAGCCACGCGCTGCATTTCTATGCCGGTCAGTTGCCGCAGCGGGTGGGGAACCGCCATCCGCTTTCGACACCCTTCGGCTGCTTTGCCACGACCGACGGACAGGTGGTGATCGCGGTGTTGAACGGCAAGCAATTCGCCGCGCTGGCCACGCTGATCGGCGCGCCCGAGGCTGCCGACGACCCGCGCTTTGCCAGTGACGAAAGCCGCACCACGCATGAACCGGCGTTGAAGGCGCTGATCGAGGCGTGGTCGCAACGGCTGACCACCGAGGAAGCCGTTGCGGGGCTTGCCTCGGTCGGGCTGCCCGCTGCGCCGATCTGGGACATCGCTCAGGCTGCCGGCAACGAGCATGCCGTGATGCGCGGTCTGGTCAGCCGCCTGCCGCATCCGGTGCTGGGTCAGGCCCCGACCATTGGTCAGCCGGTGCGCTTTGACGGAGAGAAACCGGTGGCCGAGACCTCGGCCCCGCGCCTTGGCGGCGACCGCGCCGCGATCTTGCGCGAATTTGGATTGGAGGAACCCGCATGA
- a CDS encoding acyl-CoA dehydrogenase family protein → MSDDWHMLAEEERLFCDVLERICAERIAPKAAETDETSAFVHDQLALLGEAGMMGANLPEEYGGSGISAPALLRAVAIVAGACGSTGSALTAHYLATDSILLGGSEAQKQEWLPKAASGEALGAFALTEPTAGSDPADMKTRARRTDSGWHLKGTKCFISNGGVADFIVVYAVTDPEKAHRGISAFILPKGTAGLEPGAPEKTMGLKGGHVFTLNLDCHLPQDALLGEEGRGFRTAMQVLDNGRIEVAAQCLGLAEAAMTAAIAYAKDRVIGGEALTDRQGIRWMIADMGLAYRQALLLSQDAARQRQAAHHGGGRFSLASSMAKLAASEAAGRIADTALQLHGGYGYTRDFPIERIARDLRIMRIYEGSSEIQRIIISGNMLA, encoded by the coding sequence ATGAGCGACGACTGGCACATGCTGGCCGAAGAGGAACGGCTGTTCTGCGACGTGCTCGAACGCATCTGCGCCGAACGGATCGCCCCGAAGGCGGCTGAGACCGACGAGACCTCGGCCTTTGTTCACGACCAGCTTGCCCTGTTGGGCGAGGCGGGAATGATGGGCGCGAACCTGCCCGAGGAATATGGCGGCAGCGGTATTTCGGCGCCGGCGCTTTTGCGGGCGGTGGCGATCGTGGCGGGGGCCTGCGGCTCGACCGGCTCGGCGCTGACGGCGCATTATCTGGCGACCGACTCGATCCTGCTGGGCGGGTCAGAAGCGCAAAAACAGGAATGGCTGCCCAAGGCGGCCAGTGGCGAGGCGCTGGGGGCTTTTGCCCTGACCGAGCCGACTGCCGGCTCGGACCCTGCCGATATGAAGACCCGCGCCCGTCGCACCGACAGCGGCTGGCACCTCAAGGGCACGAAATGCTTCATCTCGAATGGTGGGGTGGCGGATTTCATCGTGGTCTATGCCGTGACCGACCCAGAAAAGGCGCATCGCGGCATCTCGGCCTTTATCCTGCCCAAGGGCACGGCGGGACTGGAGCCAGGCGCCCCGGAAAAAACCATGGGGCTGAAGGGTGGGCATGTCTTTACCCTGAACCTCGACTGCCACCTGCCGCAAGACGCGCTGCTGGGCGAAGAGGGCAGGGGCTTCCGCACCGCCATGCAGGTTCTGGACAACGGCCGTATCGAGGTCGCGGCGCAATGCCTGGGCCTTGCCGAGGCGGCGATGACGGCGGCCATCGCCTATGCCAAGGATCGGGTGATCGGCGGCGAAGCCCTGACCGACCGGCAGGGCATCCGCTGGATGATCGCCGATATGGGTCTGGCTTATCGTCAGGCGCTGCTTCTGTCGCAGGATGCGGCCCGTCAGCGGCAGGCGGCGCATCATGGCGGCGGGCGTTTCTCGCTTGCCTCCAGCATGGCGAAACTGGCTGCCAGCGAGGCCGCTGGCCGCATCGCCGACACCGCGCTGCAACTGCACGGTGGCTATGGCTATACCCGCGACTTCCCCATCGAGAGGATCGCCCGCGACCTGCGCATCATGCGCATCTATGAGGGCTCCTCGGAAATTCAACGCATCATCATTTCCGGCAACATGCTGGCCTGA
- the hutU gene encoding urocanate hydratase: MDNPRHNTRDIYPPTGTEITAKSWLTEAPMRMLMNNLHPDVAENPHELVVYGGIGRAARTWKDFDLIVDSLKKLEADETLLVQSGKPVGVFKTHKDAPRVLIANSNLVPHWANWDHFNELDKKGLAMYGQMTAGSWIYIGAQGIVQGTYETFVEAGRQHYNGDLTGKWVLTGGLGGMGGAQPLAAVMAGACCLAVECDETRADFRIRTRYVDEKTHSLDEALAMIDRWTKNGEVKSVALIGNAAEVFPELYKRGVRPDIVTDQTSAHDPVHGYLPIGWTVAEWRARQETDPKAVEKAARASMRKQVEAMVAYYNDGVPTVDYGNNIRQMALEEGLEDAFAFPGFVPAYIRPLFCRGIGPFRWAALSGDPEDIYKTDQKVKEIVNDPHLHNWLDMARERISFQGLPARICWVGLGLRHKLGLAFNEMVRNGELKAPIVIGRDHLDSGSVASPNRETEAMQDGSDAVSDWPLLNALLNTASGATWVSLHHGGGVGMGFSQHSGMVICCDGSEEADARLARVLWNDPATGVMRHADAGYKIALDCAQEHGLNLPGIL; encoded by the coding sequence ATGGACAATCCCCGTCACAATACCCGCGACATCTATCCGCCGACCGGCACCGAGATCACCGCGAAAAGCTGGCTGACCGAGGCACCGATGCGGATGCTGATGAACAACCTGCATCCCGATGTGGCCGAGAACCCGCATGAGCTGGTGGTCTATGGCGGTATCGGCCGCGCCGCGCGGACCTGGAAGGATTTCGACCTGATCGTCGACAGCCTCAAGAAGCTGGAAGCGGACGAAACCCTGCTGGTGCAATCGGGCAAGCCGGTGGGCGTCTTCAAGACCCATAAGGACGCACCCCGCGTGCTGATCGCCAACTCGAACCTCGTGCCGCATTGGGCGAACTGGGACCATTTCAACGAATTGGATAAGAAGGGTCTGGCGATGTATGGCCAGATGACCGCCGGTTCGTGGATCTATATCGGCGCTCAGGGCATCGTTCAGGGCACTTATGAAACCTTTGTCGAGGCGGGCCGTCAGCACTATAACGGCGACCTCACGGGCAAATGGGTTCTGACCGGCGGTCTTGGCGGCATGGGCGGCGCGCAGCCGTTGGCGGCGGTCATGGCCGGCGCCTGCTGCCTTGCCGTTGAATGCGACGAGACCCGCGCCGATTTCCGCATCCGCACGCGTTATGTCGATGAAAAGACCCATTCGCTGGACGAGGCGCTGGCGATGATCGACCGCTGGACCAAGAATGGCGAAGTGAAATCGGTCGCGCTGATCGGCAATGCCGCCGAGGTCTTCCCCGAGCTTTACAAGCGCGGCGTGCGTCCCGATATCGTCACCGACCAGACCTCGGCCCATGACCCGGTCCACGGCTATCTGCCGATTGGCTGGACGGTTGCGGAATGGCGTGCGCGTCAGGAAACCGATCCGAAAGCCGTCGAGAAAGCTGCCCGCGCCTCCATGCGCAAGCAGGTCGAAGCCATGGTCGCCTATTATAATGACGGCGTGCCGACGGTCGATTACGGCAACAACATCCGCCAGATGGCGCTGGAAGAGGGGCTTGAAGACGCCTTTGCCTTCCCCGGCTTCGTTCCGGCCTATATCCGCCCGCTTTTCTGCCGCGGCATCGGTCCCTTCCGTTGGGCGGCGCTGTCGGGCGACCCGGAGGATATCTACAAGACCGACCAGAAGGTGAAAGAGATCGTCAACGATCCGCATCTGCACAACTGGCTGGACATGGCGCGCGAGCGTATCAGTTTCCAGGGTCTGCCGGCGCGGATCTGCTGGGTCGGGCTGGGCCTTCGTCACAAGCTGGGCCTTGCCTTCAACGAGATGGTGCGCAATGGCGAGCTGAAGGCGCCCATCGTCATCGGCCGCGACCACCTCGATTCGGGTTCGGTCGCAAGCCCCAACCGCGAGACCGAGGCAATGCAGGACGGATCGGACGCCGTTTCCGACTGGCCGTTGCTGAACGCGCTGCTCAACACCGCCTCGGGTGCGACCTGGGTGTCGCTGCACCATGGCGGCGGTGTGGGCATGGGCTTTTCGCAGCATTCCGGCATGGTTATCTGCTGTGACGGGTCCGAGGAGGCCGATGCGCGTCTTGCCCGTGTCCTGTGGAACGATCCGGCAACCGGTGTCATGCGCCATGCTGACGCGGGCTATAAGATCGCACTGGACTGCGCGCAGGAGCACGGGTTGAATCTGCCCGGGATTCTCTGA
- a CDS encoding transporter substrate-binding domain-containing protein translates to MTFQTTLKAALFGLSALALGSAASADQLADVKAAGKIVTATDMHYAPFDMLNNGTYEGMTKDLFDEVSKEIGVEPLYQDIPWTAELPGLEVKKFDIVIAPVTVTPERLERYTFTLPIADATVSLVKAAANADLNKPEDIKGKTVGVQQGTAQFRQLQAYGESLGGVNVKEYGTTDEAYADLAAGRLDAVAGSLPNLTYLVKNRPETFALFEPAQFGEPTYFAWVLRKDADSDSFAQAINDALLKMTDDGRVQAIQEKWLGSYTELPREVPAN, encoded by the coding sequence ATGACTTTCCAGACCACTCTCAAGGCCGCCCTGTTCGGGTTGTCCGCGCTTGCGCTGGGTTCGGCGGCTTCGGCCGATCAACTCGCCGACGTCAAGGCGGCCGGCAAGATCGTTACCGCGACCGACATGCACTATGCCCCCTTCGACATGCTGAACAACGGCACCTATGAGGGCATGACCAAGGACCTGTTCGACGAAGTCAGCAAGGAAATCGGGGTCGAGCCGCTTTATCAGGACATTCCCTGGACCGCCGAACTGCCGGGCCTTGAGGTCAAGAAGTTCGACATCGTGATCGCGCCGGTGACCGTCACCCCCGAGCGGCTGGAGCGTTACACCTTCACCCTGCCGATCGCCGATGCCACCGTCTCGCTGGTCAAGGCGGCGGCGAATGCCGATCTGAACAAGCCCGAGGATATCAAGGGCAAGACCGTCGGCGTGCAGCAAGGGACCGCGCAGTTCCGCCAGCTTCAAGCCTATGGTGAAAGCCTGGGCGGCGTGAACGTCAAGGAATACGGCACCACCGACGAAGCCTATGCCGATCTGGCGGCCGGCCGTCTGGATGCGGTGGCGGGCTCGCTGCCGAACCTGACCTATCTGGTGAAGAACCGTCCCGAAACCTTCGCGCTCTTCGAGCCGGCCCAATTCGGTGAGCCGACCTATTTCGCCTGGGTGCTGCGCAAGGATGCCGACAGTGACAGCTTTGCCCAAGCGATCAACGATGCGCTGCTGAAGATGACCGATGACGGTCGCGTTCAGGCCATCCAAGAAAAATGGCTGGGCAGCTATACCGAACTGCCGCGCGAAGTCCCGGCCAACTAA